A window of Sphingomonas astaxanthinifaciens DSM 22298 genomic DNA:
GCGCGGCCGCGAGTTCCTGATGAAGGACGCCTACAGCTTCGACCTCGACGAGGCAGGCGCAAGGCTCAGCTATTACAAACAGATGCTGGCCTATCTTCGCACCTTCCAGCGGATGGGCATCCAGGCGGTGCCGATGCGCGCGGCCAATGGCCCGATCGGCGGCGACCTCAGCCACGAGTTCATCGTGCTTGCCCCCACCGGCGAGAGCGAGGTCTTCTACGACAGCGCCTATGACAGTTTCGACTGGAGCCAGGCCGAGCTCAACTACGCCGACGAGGCCGGGCTGAAGGGTCTGTTCGACCGGGTCAACAATACCTACGCGGCGACCGACGAGACGCATGACGAGGAGGCTTGGGCCAAGCTCCCCGAGGCCAGCCGCCGCACCGGCCGGGGCATCGAGGTCGGGCACATCTTCTATTTCGGTACCAAGTACAGCGAATCGATGGGGCTCAAGGTCTCCGGGCCCGACGGCACCAACGTCGTGCCGCACATGGGCAGCTACGGCGTCGGCGTGTCGCGCCTGGTCGGCGCGATCATCGAGGCGAGCCACGACGACAATGGCATCGTCTGGCCCGAGGCGGTGGCGCCCTGGGCGGTCGGCCTCGTCACCATGCGCGGCGATGATGCGGCCTCGCAGCAGGCGGCGGGGGACCTCTATGACCAGCTCACCGCGGCCGGG
This region includes:
- the proS gene encoding proline--tRNA ligase — translated: MRLSQAFLPVLKESPSDAQIVSHKLMLRAGLVRQTAAGIYAWLPLGLRVLNKIEQIVREEQDKAGAIELLMPTLQSADLWRQSGRYDAYGPEMLRIRDRHDREILYGPTNEEMITALFAAETTSYRQLPRTLYHIQWKFRDEVRPRFGVMRGREFLMKDAYSFDLDEAGARLSYYKQMLAYLRTFQRMGIQAVPMRAANGPIGGDLSHEFIVLAPTGESEVFYDSAYDSFDWSQAELNYADEAGLKGLFDRVNNTYAATDETHDEEAWAKLPEASRRTGRGIEVGHIFYFGTKYSESMGLKVSGPDGTNVVPHMGSYGVGVSRLVGAIIEASHDDNGIVWPEAVAPWAVGLVTMRGDDAASQQAAGDLYDQLTAAGVEVLYDDRDERGGAKLAGMDLMGIPKQLILGPRGLAAGTVELKDRRTGEKEEISIESALARLTA